The Gossypium arboreum isolate Shixiya-1 chromosome 6, ASM2569848v2, whole genome shotgun sequence DNA window ttggtAAGAACAATGAAATATAGACCAAAATATTTAATAACACAAAATAATTGGAATACGTTTAGGATTGGTAGATTTTGAGAGGAAATTTGAGAATGAATATTGAATGCATGTTTTGAAGAAATATAGAGAGGAAGGAGCATGAGCAAAAATCTGAACATTTACCTCGACACCTAAGGTTGTCTAAGGCCAAGCTATTCAAATCAATTCCATTTGACAATATTGTGAAAAAAAGACTTGTGATCTCAACATTTATCTCAAGTCAGTTTGTAGCAAATAAGTACAAGATTGATTATGGCATCTTCAAAATATATCAACAACACCTCAAAACCTAGGGTATCAAGGTCAGTTAAATGTCATATTATCATCACCAAATGATTGGgtttcaaattttctttaaagATGGCAAAATTTGAATcgttcaataaattttaaattggttcTCTCTAAATGgagtgatttttttttctttgaaaagtgGATATGAGTGAGCTTTTTATTGAACAGTTGATATGAAACAGTTACAGTAATTACTTGACCTATCTTGctcaattatataaaattattattttatcctatatatatatatatatatataattattataaataaatattaataactctCGGATTTAGGATATTAAGTCTAAAGATTTAgggtctaaaattttaaaatttgtttataaataattattatttaattataaataaagttaataaattttatttataaatgttccactatttttaattattatttaacgaTGATGCATTAGAGATATCCAGCATTGAATATTCTCACATTATTTAAAATGTTTTGATATAGTATAATTACATAAGAATAcaatattttatcattttgaaaataaaatgtatttaaataaagtattagtttattaaattttatataaatatatataatatttgaagcaaaagaagaaaatatataaatacaaatTATTGTATCATGTTTTTCAAAGAAGTTAACAGGGAGAGTGTTAAGGGAGGCAATTAGGGAGCTTAGACTCTCATGCTGGAAAGGAAAACATTTGTCTTATCTTCTGGGTTTTGATTTTCAAAAAACATTTTCAGGGCTCCTGGTTGAAAATTTCATGATTAAAGGCCTAAATAGCAGGCTCCCTCCATGGTTAAAAgctcttttcttttttaatccAACTCTCCTTAAAAGCATATGCTAATAACTAGATTTAGCTCATTGTAATTTATAATCTAATTTAAATTCAACATAATTATTGTTAACAATATAAGAAATTAGTGGTTCAAACTGACAAAGATATCCACCTACTTCACCCTTTTAAAATAGGCAATACATATATTAACAAATCAAATTCCAAtctttctatttcttttctcATTTTCCTTTCATTAATTTTAGGTATAGTTAGAGagtttaattttctttttcttttctttttttcattcggTCTAATTCAACTCAAACTTAAgcaataaaatttattttctattttaattgTGTCGAGTTATTACTAGAATGGTGCATACTCACTAAAATAACTGGAGTCAATATAGAATCGACTATACTAATCTAACCTTCAAAAAATTCTCAACCTACCAAATGAACCGTGACTCATGTTATTTCCAAACATAATAAAATGGTATTTTGATATATGAAAAAATATTTGATACATTGCTAATTGAGTTATTAGACTCTAGTCCACAATCAATATCAATGGTTGAGAAATATTTTATACGTATATAGCaaaatattctaaaaaaaaaaataaacacatgaGTTGTGTAGACGACTAAAAAACCAAATACTAACCTGGATTCCAACAAATTAATTCAACCAAATTCAGTTCATGCATTCAAAGtatttttcttttctcaaaaagaaaaataaaatcattaaaattttaaattcccaGGCTACCATTATTATTTATTACTATATTTAAAAAACCCAGAAAATATTTCCATCTCAAACCAACATATGGACCCACCAAGACTGACACAGAGACTTCTCTTCCTCCCTACAATGATCAAACGGCCATAAATTCAATTCTCAAAGTGGAAAAAAGATTCAAAGTGTTAAAATCTTGGgattgaaaaaatataaaaaaaagtgcCACGTAGGCATATGACAATCTGGCATTGGCTCCATGGTTCTTCACACCTAAACACCTTTTTAGGTCAAATTTTATTTTCGCTTAATGCacacttttatttctaaaatatacCCATTTCAATTCTTAACATTTTCACTTCAATCCTTAACGTTATCAAATGTTTTTAGTTTAATCCTTCCGATgttaaaaaattgttttaaatattCACTTAATCATAAATTATCATATGTCATTAATGTTAACAATGATGCCATCATCCCGAAAAaccctttaaagtattaaaaatataaaaaaattattaaaacttagaaaaaaataaattataaaaattatataattttatatgttataagttttaaaaaactaaaaataaataattgttaatttttttaaaaatcattaaaaatatttgaGATTATAAAAGAtggtaaaaaattaaaaattttaaaatgataaaaaattatataaaaatttattttaagaatattttaagagaataaataaattttatatcaaattttaaatattttaaaatacatcAGTTTTTAGTACTTAGGTTCCTTATATAATGTTTGAAGTAAGCTTCCTTTATCTATCGTCTCTTTATTTTGTACTAATGTGATCTACAATGGTCAACCACTCGACAACCGTGGTGGACTTAGGGAAACTGATAACATATTCGAATATCGGTGGCATTTGATTTGTAATCGTGATAATAAATATTAAAGATTCAAAACATAATTTGAATTCAAATATTTTAAGGCAACGaatgtatatattaatatttagatctacaATTCATTTAAAAGTATATTTACAGACAAATAATTTATCTTTAGATAGTATAAAGTATTtggaataattaaaatataatttgaactgaactaatattatttttattatttaaataattaaaaatttatccaaatttatcacataaaaatatCTACCAATTATAACTttcaattaattgaattataaataattatcgCAGTAGTATCCTTCAAAGAGATAACAATCTAGTGTTCAAGAGTTCTAGTAaatgtattttataaaatttaaaaatattaaaatttctaatattttttaaaatagtaattttagtaatttttatagtttctataattttatgtaaatttttaattttatttttagtaattttgataaattttttgtGATTTGTTTTCATTTTAGAGGTTTTTAGGTGACAACATATGATTGCTTAAATATCTCAACAGATAATTTTTATTGTTCAAAGAACTGAATTAGGAAGTTCAAGAGATTAGAGTAGGGAAAAAAAAACTATAAGAACAAAAGTGAGAAAAATGATAtactttaaggactaaaatgtgcaTTAGACCTTTTAATTTTACTCCATATGCtatacttaaatttaaaattttaatttttataccttaaatttcacataatttaatcCTCAATGTTAGTGACTTCGACTAAggtattatttaataaattaaaatttgaaatactgaatttatattataaatttagtTTATTGATAAAAAATAAGTATTAATATAATTACGTTGTTAggtaataataaattttgattttgaaatcatttattatttatttcataattctaattttttaaaaattctagcctttgtaatataatattttatattatttttaaacattttggataaaatttaagacattattttttaaaataaaggaaaaaaacaTTTCAAGtgtaagttttaaaaataaaattaacttaaagaTATTTAAACTTTAGCTATTTGCCTATTTTTGCTTTTCAACCcactttttgaaaaaaaatgtaaCATAATTATCAAACACATTTAgatttaatatttacattttttcaaCGAAATTTAAACATTCAATACTTCATCAAACATGACATAACACTAAGGAACAAATTATGCCATAAGAACTAAATTTATAAAATGAGAATAGTACAGGGACTAAAATCAGAATTTGACCAACCTTTTTATTATATAGTGATAAGCTTCTGTTCCTTTCTTCTCCATCTTCAAAGCATCcacaattttaatttctttactcTCTCGCGTTCCTTCCCTTTCTCTTCAGACAAAGCATCAAATTTCCctgttttatgtttttgtttcgtttctttcatttccaaattccaaCAGTACCCAAACAAAATCTAGAAACAGTGATTCGTTTCCTGTTTCAGACACAAACCgccgtgtgtgtgtgtgtattccTCTTTATTTTGCAGCTTTTGAACCCTTCTTCATAGACAAAAAAGAAAACAACTCTTCCTTGTCCTAAAACGAGAAACCATGCATAGAAttgagaaaatgagagaaaaccCATCTTTCTCTTCTACGCTGCTTGACAAAATCTATCGTTCCATTGATGATGGCGACACCAAAGTTGGAGACATGAAGTTCTACAGTGAGACAATGCAGAAGACAAGTACCAAAATGTCGAGTTTACAGCCAGCTTGTTTGATTGAGAAATGGATGGAAAAGAAGGTTGGTGAGAAGGCAAATGCAGACAAGAAGAAGAAACAGGTTGTTTCCGAGTTTGTAAGAAAATCATCACATCATGAACATGATCATGACCATGAACTTGATCATGATGGTGTTTTCTTTAGTTCCACTTCAATCTCATCTGATTCCAGTTCTGGGGGTTTTTCATTTTCATCATCTGACACTGAATCCATGTACGGTACTGCAACGAAAACTAAAGCTTCATCCTGTTTTGTTCCACCATGGCTGAAACCTGTCAAAACAGGGGGAGGAGGAAGAGAGAGAATGGAAGAAAGGGTGGACATGAAAATTTATGGCAACTTAAAGAAAGtgaaacaacaacaacaaccgATTTCACCAGGTGTCCGTCTCACAAGTTTCATCAATTCTTTGTTCACGACAGGCAATTCAAAGAAAAAAACCAAGGGttcatcatcatcaacaacgaCAACATCGGGGCAGGTGTCGTCGTGTTCTTCAGCTTCATCGTTTTCAAGGTCATGCCTAAGCAAGAACTCGGCTCCGGGGGGAGAAAAGTTGCGTGACGGGGTTAAAAGAACAGTTAGGTTCTGCCCCGTGAGCGTAATCGTGGACGAAGACAGTAGACCGTGCGGGCAAAAGTGCTTAAACGAAGAACAAGGGTCGAAGTCGAAATTGCCGTCGGTTTCGGTTCCGAATGCATGGAAAATAGGGAAATCGCCATCGACGAAGCGCGAGGAGGAAATGAAGTTTCAAGCAATGGAGAAGACGAGGCGAGTTGAAGAAATGGCCAGAGAGTTTTTGAAAGAGTATCATCTAAACCAGAAAAAGAACAATTTAATTTCAATGGATTCTCGCAGAGATTATGAAGATGAAGATGATGCAAGTAGCTGCTCGAGTTCGGATTTATTCGAGTTAGATCACCTTGTTCTTTTAGGTAACCATAGGTATGAAGAAGAGCTTCCCGTGTATGAAACTACCCATGTTCAAACAAATCGAGCCATTGCTAATGGCTTCCTAGTCTAGTTTTCTTTTTGTTCACAATATACAGAGAAACAAAAAATTTCAGCTTTAACTTTgtgtttgttttttttctttatttcgtTCTAATTATGATTTTAGTATGTTAGAAATTTGAGGGTTTAATCTCTTTAATCTAATATAATTTAGCCTATACTTCTATATGGAAATTACTTATGATGTTAAAAGTGATGAATTGatttttgtttaaattataaatttattattaattaaatgatatatgtttaattaTTCGAAAAATAATGGTCATAAAATATTGTTAAATTAAAGATGCAAAGATGGTGAAGTAGAGTGAAATGGAATGGTATAGGTAGGATGtaaaaatgaaggaaaaagaaaatatgGGATTGTGAAAAGGAACAAGTGGGGATGCGTTAAATTCTTTAGATCGATGATCTGAACTGAAGAGATACTGACAGTTTCTAAGTgattgaagaaagaaaaagaaaaagaaaacaaagattcGAGATCGTAATGAGAAGCAAAATGAGAGAGAGGGTAGGTGTGATGGTAAAGGCAAAGGCAGATCTTCTCTCCCCCCATGGGAATACACAAAGTTATGAGACCACTGCAAGCTTTTGCTTTCCTTCCTTTTCTCTCTTCTATTTCTATTTTGGATCCAACCctccttttttcttttatttttatccttAGCTGAAATGTAAATCAAATAAGTTAATTCATCCTTAAAAGCAAGATTTCGAAATTAAGTTGAGTTAAaaagaattttattattttaactgttgaacaTTGTCATTTGGAATGCTTCCTATTCAAGACTCCTATTATTGGTGAGTTAAGTTCAGAAATAAAATCATTCAAAAACTCTTCTTTTAAATAAAGAAGTTTGATGCTTCTCTAACTTTACAAGTAATAGCGTAAAAGAAACTTGTTTATGTATTTTTTATGACAGGTAAAACAAAAGGTAATAGTAGTGAGGGTGCTTTGTAATGACATAATGGAATCTGGTAGTGCTAAATTTCAATGGGTAGATCAAAATATTAATGTTATTTCTAAAACAATTAAGATTACAATTattatgaacatgaaaaatgtaGATAAAAACAAGTTTACAGCATTTAATTGTTACTGTTTTACATTTTTAACGTAAGACAAGGTCCACAAGGGTAGAGGTAGTTTCATATTTTCAAACAAGGAAACAGAGCTGTACTGTTATTTTGTGCATTAAAATTGACTCTTAGGATTCCTGTAAAGGGACCAACAACATTGTAAGTCTGCTCATCAATTATAATGGACTTTCTACAAACAAAAACTAGTGTTGTCCATAAGATTGGAGAAACAATAGCTCTCTAAAAGTTGTCTATTATGATTAGACTGCTTGCTCAATTATCGCAATGGACCATTCTACTTGCAAACCTTGTGATAAATGTGAATCTGTGCATACCAACTTAATCAATGTTTTTGGTTTTAGATTACTATTTTATCATTGTTTTTCTCAGTTCAATTGAtagaaaaagtaaaaataaaggaaaaaattataaatagCAATAATGAATGGGAAAATTAGGTAAAAATatcgaaataaaaaaaattagagaattaaaatagaatttttcaaatttaaagaaataattcaatttttttaaagagAGAATGTCCTAGAAAAGTGCTTTCTACAAAACAGCATTTTTTTTACACATCAGCTCCTTTGATCAAACAGTTAAATGTTAGTAGTTTTGTCCTTGAGTCCTCGATTTAATTTCTCTCCTACTCgcatttgtatttttttatttcatgttgttttaattttttaaaattttaataaaattttaattaataaatatattattttctaattttttaattcatttttcaattaataactattttatttatataaataaaatagtgtatatgtaattatataataaaatatatatttttattctatgtgacattatgtttaaaatatttttaattaataatttctttatttatataaataaattaataaatatgtaattatataatgaAGTCATATAATTTTATATCTATCATTttgttaaatatatttatataaaaattattttattatataattattattttatttgtacaaataaaagatttattaattaaaaatattttaaaattaattatatacaatatgtatttttatgatataattacatatttattattttatttatataaataaaaaagttattaattaaaagatgaattaaaacttgaaaataatatatttattaattaaaaaattaattaaaattttaaaaaataaaaaataatatgaaataaaaatataaatatgaataGAAGAAGAATCGAAcccaaaacttaaaaataaaatcattgaCATTCCATCATTTAATTAAAggaactaatatatatatataaagaaaaacatATTTTATAGAAGGCGTTTTTCAACAGCAGTTTTCTCAAAACGCGTTTTCTATTCCTCCCTTCAAAATTGAactattttcttaaatttaagaAATTCCAGCCTAatgtcttttattttttttatttcaacatttttatgtAATTTTCGCATAATGAATGGCATAAACATAAATTATATACTCCAATTCAGGTTCGATCAGATGAACTTTTTTCTCGATTTGGGTAATTAATTtggactaaaatataaaaaaacaattCAACCAGTTTTTATCGGTTCAATATATTTTTCTATTGATTTAACTAGTTTATAGTTTGTGGGTCAATCCCAATTTTAACTTCTTCACTCTAAAATAAGTCTAACCTCTTTATATAAATTGATATATTAATCAGTTTTCAATTCAACTGGTTGGTAAGAGCGTAGTTAGAAAATATTTTTAGAGAAcactgaaattaaattataattttactataataaaaattcaattttaaatatttaattaaagttttatcaacttttactaatttaaaattttaaaaatttaaaagataaaaataaaaaaaattcattttaaaagaAGTCAAGAACTTGCGAGCTCAACTAAATTGCGTCTGCTAATTTGTCCAATTAATTTAAAAAACATTGATGTTAGTTCAAAAATCTTTTTGGAGTTACAACAATTCTaataaaatcatttaataaaatatgggATAAACCCACACATGTACCTGGAGTGAGACTAAAATTTAAACATCAGTTCTTAAGATTCCATTTTGTCGTAACTAATGAAATGGGAAAGTTCTTATTTACTAATATCCCATCAatcattaaataaaaagaaaatcgtTCTAAAAGAATATTTAAATTGAAGTATTCAGTTATACCTATTACAAGTTaaaactaattttttatttttattttttgttgaaAGTCTGACTGATTCAATATATTCTATTTATTAACatttacaaaagaaaaagaaaaacaaatttttaggtatttgatttttatttttgaaaataaaataaaaacagagaTAAGGTGGTATGACCATCTGAtatgataattaattttaatacatttaatcttttttaacaatttcatcatatttttatcatattatttgttttttatataaaaattctctctttaatttttaaataagaaaataatatactTTAACGtatttaaatttacattttattatattaacaataatatacatactaattaaattaaaacttaatagATTAAGAATAGAGTTTTTAATGTTGGAAAAAGAAAATGGGGCCTTCAAATGTGGGACTCAGCTGAGGCAGAATCTGTGATAGTCAAATTCTGTAACATGAGCATATGATTACAACCCAATAAACCATATTAAACTGCACTCTGCAGTAGTGGCATTTCTAACTTTTTCAAGAATTGTAGGCGGATGGAATTTTTTGAACAAAATTATTTGTAgtctctttcttttttcttttttttttttttttaatatttcatgCTGCCCTTTATAGTTTGAATGCTTTGGAAGTAGTTATCGATTAATGTAATTAGATTGGATTAAATATGTGAACTTTGGATATTATATATTTTCCTGGGCTCATCTCTTTCTGTTACGTTTTTAGTGGCtacttaaattttcattttcttaaattattaatccatttaaaaataaataaataaaaattcatcatcttctctcTCTCTCACCAGAATGTCGTCCTCAGTCTTTGAGAACTACATGGTTATAGGTATGAACACATGATAATTGTTTTTTATTTGCGCCATGAGACCTGGCAAATCTTCTGCACGAACTAGGCTACAACTTGTAAGTCATAAAGTTAAACTTAAGATCATTAAACCAAAGCAAAATAAGGTCATCCCTGAGCCAAAAGAAACAAGTGAATAATACCACAAATC harbors:
- the LOC108452244 gene encoding protein BIG GRAIN 1-like B; protein product: MHRIEKMRENPSFSSTLLDKIYRSIDDGDTKVGDMKFYSETMQKTSTKMSSLQPACLIEKWMEKKVGEKANADKKKKQVVSEFVRKSSHHEHDHDHELDHDGVFFSSTSISSDSSSGGFSFSSSDTESMYGTATKTKASSCFVPPWLKPVKTGGGGRERMEERVDMKIYGNLKKVKQQQQPISPGVRLTSFINSLFTTGNSKKKTKGSSSSTTTTSGQVSSCSSASSFSRSCLSKNSAPGGEKLRDGVKRTVRFCPVSVIVDEDSRPCGQKCLNEEQGSKSKLPSVSVPNAWKIGKSPSTKREEEMKFQAMEKTRRVEEMAREFLKEYHLNQKKNNLISMDSRRDYEDEDDASSCSSSDLFELDHLVLLGNHRYEEELPVYETTHVQTNRAIANGFLV